A genomic segment from Chitinophaga niabensis encodes:
- a CDS encoding DUF6691 family protein, protein MKNLKFLLIGMLFGIILVKSEVISWFRIQEMFRLESFHMYGVIGSAVITGMLGVLLIKKLGIRTISGETIVFPKKPFTKGNIFGGLIFGLGWAITGACPGPLFAQVGSGFTVVIVTLLSAVAGTWVYGRFKEKLPH, encoded by the coding sequence ATGAAAAACCTGAAATTCCTGCTCATTGGCATGCTGTTCGGCATCATACTGGTGAAATCCGAAGTTATCTCCTGGTTCCGTATCCAGGAAATGTTCCGCCTGGAATCTTTCCATATGTATGGGGTGATAGGCAGTGCGGTGATCACCGGCATGCTGGGTGTGTTGCTGATCAAAAAGTTGGGTATCCGTACCATTTCAGGGGAAACGATCGTTTTCCCGAAGAAACCATTTACGAAAGGTAACATTTTTGGCGGACTCATCTTTGGATTGGGATGGGCTATTACGGGCGCTTGCCCCGGACCTTTGTTTGCGCAGGTGGGGAGCGGGTTTACCGTGGTGATCGTTACGCTGCTGAGTGCGGTAGCGGGAACCTGGGTGTATGGGAGGTTTAAAGAGAAGTTGCCGCATTAA
- a CDS encoding YeeE/YedE family protein — protein MNPFSQPWPWYVAGPLIGLTVPLLLIIGNKALGVSSSLRHICAACFPGKIPFFNYDWKKESWNLFFVGGIALGAVFCLAFMHNGEPIQLNPATIDALKAQGVQEFDELMPGDIFNWGNIASPVGLLFFVIGGFMIGFGTRYANGCTSGHAIMGLSTLQWPSLVATICFMAGGFIMTNLVLPHLMKWLLL, from the coding sequence ATGAATCCTTTTTCCCAACCCTGGCCCTGGTATGTTGCAGGACCATTAATCGGGCTAACCGTACCCTTGTTACTGATCATAGGTAACAAAGCCCTGGGTGTTTCCTCTTCCTTGCGGCATATCTGCGCCGCTTGTTTCCCCGGCAAAATTCCTTTTTTTAATTATGATTGGAAAAAAGAAAGCTGGAATTTATTTTTTGTGGGAGGAATAGCCCTGGGGGCTGTGTTTTGCCTCGCATTTATGCACAACGGGGAGCCCATTCAGCTAAACCCTGCCACTATTGACGCTTTAAAGGCGCAGGGTGTGCAGGAATTTGATGAGCTGATGCCCGGTGATATCTTTAACTGGGGCAATATTGCCAGCCCTGTTGGCCTATTGTTCTTTGTCATCGGCGGCTTTATGATAGGTTTTGGTACCCGGTATGCCAATGGCTGTACTTCCGGGCATGCCATCATGGGGCTTTCCACCCTGCAATGGCCTTCCCTGGTAGCAACGATCTGTTTTATGGCCGGTGGTTTTATAATGACCAACCTGGTATTACCTCACCTGATGAAATGGCTGCTTTTATGA
- the amaB gene encoding L-piperidine-6-carboxylate dehydrogenase, whose protein sequence is MQNILKQFNISAVNSGVSTGAVWMEAGGPQLTSFSPVDGKEIASVKSANREDYDAVVKKAAEAFQAWRQWPAPRRGEIVRQVGEALRTNKEALGKLVSYEMGKSLQEGYGEVQEMIDICDFAVGLSRQLHGLTMHSERPGHRMYEQWHPLGITAIISAFNFPVAVWSWNSMLAWVCGDVCIWKPSEKTPLTALACQHITAKVFAENGVPEGVSCLVAGAREVGEWMAKDTRIPLVSATGSTRMGKSVGAAVGERLGRSLLELGGNNAIIISKDADLDMSLIGCVFGAVGTAGQRCTSTRRLIIHESVYESFKAKLVKAYAQLRIGDPLNEHNHVGPLIDKQAVDAYLQSIEKCKAEGGKFVVEGGVLEGADYASGCYVKPAIAEVQNSYSIVQHETFAPILYLIKYNTLEEAIALQNDVPQGLSSAIMTVNLREAEQFLSQSGSDCGIANVNIGTSGAEIGGAFGGEKETGGGRESGSDAWKAYMRRQTNTINYTDKLPLAQGIKFDL, encoded by the coding sequence ATGCAAAACATTCTTAAGCAATTTAACATTTCAGCTGTTAACAGTGGCGTATCAACCGGCGCTGTATGGATGGAAGCAGGAGGCCCGCAACTGACCTCGTTTTCGCCGGTAGACGGGAAAGAAATAGCCTCCGTTAAAAGCGCTAACCGCGAAGATTATGACGCTGTGGTGAAAAAAGCGGCGGAAGCTTTCCAGGCATGGCGCCAATGGCCAGCTCCCCGCCGTGGAGAAATTGTACGCCAGGTAGGCGAAGCCTTGAGGACCAATAAAGAAGCTTTGGGCAAACTCGTTTCCTACGAAATGGGTAAAAGCCTCCAGGAAGGATATGGCGAAGTACAGGAGATGATAGATATCTGCGACTTTGCAGTAGGGCTTTCCCGCCAGCTGCATGGCCTTACTATGCATTCCGAAAGGCCGGGACACCGTATGTATGAACAATGGCATCCCCTGGGTATTACTGCAATTATTTCCGCATTCAACTTCCCTGTAGCCGTTTGGAGCTGGAACTCCATGCTTGCCTGGGTATGCGGAGATGTGTGTATCTGGAAACCATCTGAAAAAACACCCTTAACAGCATTAGCCTGCCAGCACATCACCGCAAAAGTATTTGCAGAGAACGGCGTACCGGAAGGCGTATCCTGCCTTGTGGCAGGAGCCCGCGAAGTGGGAGAATGGATGGCGAAAGACACCCGCATTCCATTGGTATCTGCCACAGGTTCCACACGCATGGGCAAAAGTGTAGGCGCTGCCGTTGGAGAACGTTTAGGCAGGTCTTTACTTGAATTAGGAGGAAACAATGCCATCATTATCTCCAAAGATGCAGACCTCGATATGAGCCTGATAGGTTGTGTGTTCGGAGCAGTGGGAACAGCAGGACAACGTTGTACATCCACCCGCAGGCTGATCATTCATGAAAGTGTGTACGAGTCCTTCAAAGCCAAGCTGGTGAAAGCTTACGCGCAACTTCGCATAGGCGATCCATTGAATGAACATAACCATGTTGGTCCATTGATCGATAAGCAGGCAGTAGATGCTTATTTACAATCCATTGAAAAATGCAAAGCGGAAGGCGGAAAATTTGTAGTGGAAGGTGGCGTACTTGAAGGAGCAGATTATGCTTCCGGATGTTATGTAAAACCAGCTATTGCTGAAGTACAAAATAGTTACAGCATTGTGCAGCACGAAACCTTTGCTCCTATTCTGTACCTGATTAAATACAATACACTGGAAGAAGCGATAGCCCTCCAGAACGATGTACCACAGGGGCTTTCGTCTGCTATCATGACGGTGAACCTGCGGGAAGCGGAACAATTCCTCTCTCAATCCGGGTCAGATTGTGGTATCGCAAATGTAAATATCGGTACTTCCGGAGCAGAGATCGGTGGCGCATTCGGAGGAGAAAAAGAAACGGGCGGAGGCCGTGAAAGTGGCTCTGATGCATGGAAAGCTTACATGCGCCGGCAAACAAACACCATCAATTATACAGATAAACTCCCGCTCGCGCAAGGTATAAAATTCGACCTGTAA
- a CDS encoding histidine phosphatase family protein, producing MLRTSFLLLLIWSAVCSMRTPGKAPTTVIFVNCAETTTNGGEPGLSLTGQQQSAHLAGFLKDMEIGAVYSPYSPCLIKTVEPLAQSKKCQVQYYRDATMDNMEAMEHILKTMMEVNDGKTIVVCAPGKSIIKMAGILGIREKELKSNRGVFDEVLIVNVLEIGSAVAQKLNMNFQKKV from the coding sequence ATGTTACGTACAAGTTTTCTTTTACTTCTAATCTGGAGCGCAGTGTGTTCGATGCGGACACCTGGAAAGGCTCCGACCACAGTTATATTTGTGAATTGTGCTGAAACAACCACTAATGGAGGTGAGCCAGGTTTAAGCCTGACGGGTCAGCAGCAATCCGCACATTTGGCAGGATTCCTAAAGGATATGGAAATAGGGGCAGTGTATTCGCCCTACTCTCCCTGCCTTATTAAAACAGTAGAGCCGCTGGCACAATCAAAGAAGTGCCAGGTGCAGTATTACCGGGATGCAACCATGGATAATATGGAGGCGATGGAGCATATTTTGAAGACCATGATGGAAGTAAATGACGGGAAAACGATCGTTGTATGTGCTCCTGGCAAAAGTATTATCAAAATGGCAGGCATCCTGGGGATCCGGGAAAAGGAGCTGAAATCCAATAGGGGCGTGTTTGATGAGGTACTGATCGTCAATGTTTTGGAAATAGGGTCGGCAGTAGCACAAAAGTTGAATATGAATTTTCAAAAAAAAGTGTAA
- a CDS encoding S8 family serine peptidase has product MRSICRELAMLIGGVLCMSAQGFSQQKPAVPKNWQLLSYSTDSVYGIGAEKAYKELLKNRKSKTVIVAVVDSGVDTTHEDLKGILWHNPNEIPGNNIDDDGNGYVDDVYGWNFLGAKDGSTVKEDSDEATREYYRYKKLYRNPDSALEKESKEYAYWKRLKERIERPSSQNKSNYKMMLKVQENLLRCETILSEYVKTTDFTLQQLDTIYTQDQDVMLAKSFALRLLKSTGDEEMTYQGFKSDLAEYINDLKRKAENTGQEPVDKRATIVGDNLNDINDKYYGNNDVMGQFAMHGTHVSGIIGAMRNNDIGMDGVADNVRIMAVKVVPEGDERDKDVALGIRYAVDNGAQIINMSFGKGFSPNKAWVDDAIRYAQQKGVLLVHAAGNDGANNDEVENFPKDTFDNGEEADNVITVGASGNGRTGSKIAGFSNYGKKEVDVFAPGVSIYSTVPGGIKYNNASGTSMAAPVVAGVAAMILSYFPDLSARQLKAIIEKTATPLPDQMVNKPGAKDEMVPFAELSKSGGLVNVYEAIKLAAKTKGENAKKNREKEKMKVLPLTKD; this is encoded by the coding sequence ATGAGATCCATCTGCAGAGAACTGGCCATGCTAATTGGTGGAGTATTGTGTATGTCTGCGCAAGGTTTTAGCCAACAAAAACCAGCTGTTCCAAAGAACTGGCAATTACTGAGCTACTCAACTGACAGTGTTTACGGCATTGGAGCAGAAAAAGCTTATAAAGAACTGCTGAAGAACCGGAAAAGTAAAACAGTGATAGTGGCAGTAGTGGATTCCGGCGTCGACACTACCCATGAAGACCTCAAAGGCATTCTCTGGCACAACCCCAACGAAATTCCCGGTAATAATATCGACGACGACGGAAATGGTTATGTGGATGATGTATACGGCTGGAATTTCCTCGGCGCCAAAGATGGCAGCACCGTAAAAGAAGATTCTGACGAAGCTACCCGCGAATACTATCGCTATAAAAAGCTGTACCGTAACCCTGATTCTGCTTTGGAAAAAGAAAGCAAGGAATATGCTTACTGGAAACGGCTGAAAGAACGCATTGAGCGCCCTTCTTCCCAAAATAAATCCAACTACAAAATGATGCTCAAAGTGCAGGAAAACCTCCTCCGCTGCGAAACCATTTTGAGTGAATATGTAAAGACCACGGACTTTACCCTTCAACAGCTGGATACCATCTACACCCAGGACCAGGATGTAATGCTTGCCAAATCATTTGCGCTCAGGCTGCTGAAAAGCACGGGAGACGAAGAGATGACCTACCAGGGCTTCAAATCTGACCTTGCAGAATACATCAACGACCTGAAACGTAAAGCTGAGAACACAGGCCAGGAACCGGTAGATAAACGCGCCACCATTGTGGGCGACAATCTGAATGATATCAACGATAAATATTACGGCAATAACGATGTAATGGGCCAGTTTGCCATGCACGGTACACACGTATCCGGTATTATCGGTGCGATGCGCAACAACGATATCGGAATGGACGGTGTCGCAGATAACGTACGCATTATGGCTGTAAAGGTTGTACCGGAAGGAGATGAACGTGATAAAGATGTGGCATTGGGCATCCGCTATGCGGTAGACAATGGTGCGCAGATCATCAACATGAGCTTCGGTAAAGGTTTCTCCCCCAACAAAGCATGGGTAGATGATGCCATCCGCTATGCACAGCAAAAAGGCGTACTGCTCGTACATGCAGCAGGTAACGACGGTGCGAACAACGATGAAGTGGAAAACTTCCCGAAAGATACTTTTGATAATGGTGAAGAGGCTGATAATGTGATTACGGTAGGTGCCAGCGGTAACGGCCGTACCGGCAGCAAAATAGCAGGTTTCTCCAACTATGGTAAAAAGGAAGTAGATGTATTTGCTCCCGGCGTATCCATCTACTCTACCGTTCCCGGCGGCATTAAGTACAACAATGCCAGCGGTACCAGTATGGCGGCTCCGGTAGTAGCAGGTGTTGCTGCCATGATCCTCTCTTACTTCCCTGACCTGAGCGCAAGGCAGTTGAAAGCGATCATCGAAAAAACAGCCACTCCCCTCCCCGATCAGATGGTCAATAAACCAGGTGCAAAAGATGAAATGGTTCCTTTCGCTGAATTATCCAAATCCGGCGGGCTGGTGAATGTGTATGAAGCCATTAAACTGGCGGCTAAGACCAAGGGAGAAAATGCGAAGAAGAACAGGGAGAAAGAGAAGATGAAAGTGCTGCCGCTCACCAAAGATTAA
- a CDS encoding DUF4870 domain-containing protein, with product MELQKDDRTWGTLVHLGGIIGHALFAAGGNVIGALVIWLLKKNDSAFVDREGKEAVNFQITIAILSLIVNIINGIRWGFWSFTRVFNGSNPWRNHDWNFEFFSTVALVQILWVLNLVFSILAAVEANKGKNYRYPVSWRVVK from the coding sequence ATGGAACTTCAAAAAGATGACAGGACCTGGGGTACGCTCGTACACCTGGGCGGTATCATAGGTCATGCCCTGTTTGCCGCAGGCGGGAATGTGATCGGAGCACTGGTAATATGGCTGCTTAAAAAGAATGATTCTGCATTTGTTGACCGGGAAGGAAAGGAAGCTGTGAACTTCCAGATCACCATCGCCATTTTATCGCTTATCGTAAATATCATCAACGGCATCCGCTGGGGCTTCTGGAGTTTTACCAGGGTGTTTAACGGCAGTAATCCCTGGAGGAATCACGACTGGAACTTTGAATTCTTCTCCACTGTTGCATTGGTGCAGATCCTTTGGGTGCTGAACCTTGTTTTTTCCATCCTTGCAGCTGTGGAGGCTAATAAAGGAAAAAATTACAGGTACCCGGTGAGTTGGAGGGTAGTGAAATGA
- a CDS encoding Smr/MutS family protein codes for MKYTVGDKILLLHSKEEGTVVDIMGDDMVLVEVGKSTFPVYLDQIDFPYFHRFTKGKTPLPPKRTPGEEIPREKPSAAPRVEKGVFLTMLPIYESDGIDDVVTTLKFHLLNQTGKGYNYRFEIWLNNKLFLELKQDIHAFQHTYLADLEFEQLNDNPRFEFTFSPKETDLKLAASFEKTWKVKAKQLFQQLGQQQEKQQATIDYLLFDKYPLRTETDAYGFSPVEKKKLQTLTTNYSIKDTTPVTAKYEVDLHIEKLASNWQELSNLEMLGIQLNEFQYNLDLAIAQHQKSMIVIHGIGSGKLRDEVHEILKTVSEVKYFVNQYHPFYGYGATEIFFK; via the coding sequence ATGAAATACACAGTAGGCGATAAGATCCTTTTGCTGCATTCCAAAGAAGAAGGAACGGTAGTTGATATTATGGGTGATGATATGGTATTGGTGGAAGTGGGCAAATCCACTTTCCCGGTGTACCTGGACCAGATAGACTTCCCCTATTTTCACCGTTTTACGAAAGGAAAGACGCCTTTGCCGCCTAAAAGAACGCCGGGAGAGGAAATCCCCCGCGAAAAACCCTCAGCTGCCCCAAGGGTAGAAAAAGGGGTATTCCTGACCATGTTGCCGATCTATGAATCAGACGGGATAGACGATGTGGTGACCACGCTTAAGTTCCATCTGCTGAACCAAACCGGCAAAGGGTATAATTACCGTTTTGAGATCTGGCTGAATAACAAACTGTTCCTGGAACTGAAGCAGGATATCCATGCATTCCAGCATACTTACCTGGCAGACCTGGAGTTTGAACAGCTGAACGACAATCCCCGTTTTGAATTTACTTTCAGCCCTAAAGAAACTGACCTGAAACTCGCCGCCTCTTTTGAAAAAACCTGGAAGGTAAAAGCAAAACAACTGTTCCAGCAACTGGGTCAGCAACAGGAGAAACAACAGGCCACCATCGATTACCTGCTCTTCGATAAATACCCGCTCCGCACGGAAACAGATGCCTATGGCTTCAGCCCGGTGGAAAAAAAGAAACTGCAAACCCTCACCACCAACTATTCCATCAAGGATACAACACCGGTTACGGCTAAGTATGAAGTAGACCTTCATATTGAAAAACTGGCCAGCAACTGGCAGGAGCTAAGTAACCTGGAAATGCTGGGGATCCAGTTGAATGAATTCCAGTACAACCTGGACCTTGCGATTGCACAGCATCAGAAAAGCATGATCGTGATACACGGCATCGGTTCCGGTAAACTGCGGGACGAGGTGCACGAGATCCTGAAAACAGTATCCGAGGTCAAATACTTTGTGAACCAATACCATCCTTTCTACGGATACGGGGCCACCGAGATATTTTTTAAGTAA
- a CDS encoding DoxX family protein, which produces MNLLQRIDRWGETHHPIWIDGLRIVLGLILMWKGIQFVGNIDLLKARIDEQPFLTVLSFWLAHIIVFAHIAGGLLITLGLLTRVGILANIPILFGAVFFVHTPVNLFAVHSEMILSIIVLCALIFFLVEGSGRFSVDEYMRRHPEKAPGTN; this is translated from the coding sequence ATGAACCTCCTGCAACGCATAGACCGGTGGGGTGAAACGCATCACCCCATATGGATAGACGGATTAAGGATCGTGCTTGGATTGATCCTGATGTGGAAAGGTATACAGTTCGTAGGCAATATAGATCTGCTGAAAGCGCGGATCGACGAACAGCCCTTTCTCACGGTATTATCTTTCTGGCTGGCTCATATAATTGTATTTGCTCACATTGCCGGCGGTTTGCTCATCACTTTGGGCTTACTGACCCGGGTAGGCATCCTTGCCAATATCCCCATCCTGTTTGGAGCAGTTTTCTTCGTTCACACGCCGGTTAATCTTTTTGCTGTTCACTCTGAAATGATCCTGTCCATTATTGTGCTCTGCGCGCTGATATTCTTCCTGGTAGAGGGTAGCGGCCGCTTCTCTGTGGATGAATATATGCGGCGGCATCCGGAAAAAGCACCGGGAACGAATTAG
- a CDS encoding amino acid permease: MSNSLFRKKSLSKIMQDAKDGVSDSHGGASLTKVLNVRDLTLMGVAAVIGAGIFSTIGQAAYNGGPGVIFLFLLTAVTCGFTALCYAEFASRVPVAGSAYTYSYVTFGELAAWIIGWALILEYSIGNIVVAISWSSYFNNVLEGMNIHLPAWLITDSSTAKAAYEHAVATNLPVEGLAWSTAPLLGSWKVIMNIPAFLIVVLITIVAYIGIRESKRSANAMVGLKIIVLAVVVLIGVFYINTDNWTPFLPNKFEGVLKGVSAVFFAYIGFDAISTTAEETANPQRDMPRAMIYSLIICTIIYIVVTLVITGMVNYSEFNHIADPLAYVFDKLNMEKVGYVISISAVVAATSVILVFQIGQPRIWMSMSRDGLLPKKFAKVHRKFHTPSFATIVTGFIVAIPSLFVESGIVTDLTSIGTLFAFVLVCGGVLLLPKVDKESKKFNLPYINGMIIVPAIFALFCFFFRDKIGDTFVNLATIDHERILFLIFLILSFAITVATIIKRFSLIPVLGMLCCLYLMIEIPVKSWLVFFCWMGFGLLVYFLYGYWKSKLAPKQA, from the coding sequence ATGTCTAACTCGCTTTTCAGGAAAAAGTCCCTGTCCAAAATTATGCAGGACGCTAAGGATGGCGTTTCTGATTCACATGGCGGCGCCAGTCTTACCAAGGTGCTGAATGTACGAGATCTTACCCTGATGGGCGTGGCGGCTGTGATCGGCGCCGGTATCTTTTCCACGATTGGCCAGGCAGCTTACAACGGCGGCCCCGGCGTTATCTTTCTCTTTCTTTTAACGGCGGTTACCTGCGGATTCACTGCTTTGTGTTATGCAGAGTTTGCTTCCCGCGTGCCGGTTGCAGGCAGTGCCTATACTTACTCCTATGTTACATTTGGTGAACTCGCTGCCTGGATCATAGGCTGGGCGCTTATCCTGGAGTATTCCATTGGCAACATTGTGGTGGCTATTTCCTGGAGCAGCTATTTCAATAATGTACTGGAAGGCATGAACATACATCTTCCGGCCTGGCTGATCACAGATTCCAGCACAGCTAAAGCAGCATATGAACATGCAGTGGCTACTAATTTACCCGTGGAGGGGCTTGCCTGGAGCACTGCGCCTTTGTTGGGCAGCTGGAAGGTGATCATGAACATCCCTGCGTTTCTGATCGTAGTGCTGATCACTATCGTAGCCTATATCGGGATCCGCGAAAGCAAGCGCAGCGCAAATGCCATGGTGGGTTTGAAGATCATTGTATTGGCAGTGGTAGTGCTCATAGGTGTGTTCTATATCAATACGGATAACTGGACGCCCTTCCTGCCGAATAAATTTGAAGGCGTATTGAAAGGAGTATCTGCTGTGTTCTTTGCCTACATTGGTTTTGATGCCATTTCCACTACGGCGGAAGAAACAGCCAACCCGCAAAGGGATATGCCGCGTGCCATGATCTATTCCCTTATTATCTGTACCATTATCTATATAGTGGTGACGCTGGTGATCACGGGTATGGTGAACTATTCTGAGTTCAATCACATTGCTGATCCATTGGCCTACGTGTTTGATAAACTGAACATGGAGAAAGTGGGATACGTGATCTCTATCAGTGCAGTTGTTGCTGCTACGAGTGTGATCCTGGTATTCCAGATCGGGCAGCCGCGCATCTGGATGAGCATGAGCCGCGATGGCCTGCTGCCAAAGAAATTCGCGAAGGTGCATCGTAAATTCCATACACCCAGTTTTGCCACTATTGTTACCGGATTCATTGTAGCCATCCCTTCTTTATTCGTTGAAAGCGGCATTGTTACAGACCTTACCAGTATCGGTACCCTGTTTGCATTTGTACTGGTGTGCGGTGGCGTGTTATTGTTACCGAAGGTGGATAAAGAGTCCAAGAAATTCAACCTGCCCTATATCAACGGAATGATCATTGTGCCAGCGATCTTTGCTTTGTTCTGTTTCTTCTTCCGGGATAAGATAGGAGATACCTTTGTGAACCTCGCTACAATAGACCATGAGCGCATCCTTTTCCTGATCTTCCTGATACTGAGCTTTGCTATTACCGTAGCTACCATCATCAAACGTTTCTCCCTGATCCCTGTATTAGGCATGCTTTGCTGCCTGTACCTGATGATAGAAATACCTGTGAAGAGCTGGTTAGTATTCTTCTGCTGGATGGGATTCGGCTTATTGGTGTATTTCCTCTATGGATACTGGAAGAGCAAACTGGCACCGAAACAAGCATAA
- a CDS encoding polyprenyl synthetase family protein produces the protein MHSFKELSEKFEQQFSKRQFPDQPSNLYDPAQYILGIGGKRVRPVLCLLGNELFDEVHQDAYHAANAVELFHNFTLIHDDIMDKAPLRRGMPTVHTKYNDSAAILAGDVMLIHSYEYLNKINSKIRTKIVQVFNKAAREVCEGQQLDMDMEQKQPEQVDFTDYVNMIALKTSVLLAASLQMGGIIGGGSEGNQKHLYEFGKHVGIAFQIQDDYLDAFGDPEKFGKKQGGDILINKKTFLLLKALELCTPAQRKHLHGLMDTNPDNKVEEVLQVFRDCRVDEWAEKEKELFSMKAFEHLDSIAVLSSRKQSLRELADFLLTRQH, from the coding sequence ATGCATTCATTTAAAGAGTTATCAGAGAAATTTGAACAACAGTTTAGTAAAAGACAGTTCCCGGACCAGCCTTCCAACCTGTATGATCCTGCGCAATACATTTTAGGGATAGGGGGGAAAAGAGTACGCCCCGTGCTCTGCCTTTTGGGTAATGAGCTGTTTGATGAGGTCCATCAGGATGCTTATCACGCCGCCAATGCCGTAGAGCTGTTCCATAATTTCACCCTGATCCATGATGATATTATGGACAAGGCGCCCCTGCGCCGCGGTATGCCTACGGTGCATACCAAGTATAACGATTCCGCCGCTATCCTGGCCGGTGACGTTATGCTGATCCATAGTTACGAATACCTGAACAAGATCAACAGCAAGATCCGCACAAAGATCGTGCAGGTGTTCAACAAAGCTGCCCGTGAAGTATGTGAAGGCCAGCAGCTGGATATGGACATGGAGCAAAAGCAGCCTGAACAGGTTGATTTTACAGACTATGTAAATATGATCGCATTGAAAACTTCCGTACTGCTGGCTGCCAGCCTGCAAATGGGCGGTATTATCGGGGGTGGGAGCGAAGGCAATCAAAAACACCTGTATGAGTTTGGTAAACATGTAGGCATTGCTTTCCAGATCCAGGACGATTACCTGGATGCATTTGGCGATCCGGAAAAATTCGGTAAGAAACAGGGTGGAGACATCCTCATTAATAAAAAAACATTCCTGCTCCTGAAAGCATTGGAACTTTGTACACCCGCACAACGCAAACACCTGCACGGGTTGATGGATACCAATCCTGATAACAAGGTAGAAGAGGTACTGCAGGTGTTCCGGGATTGCCGCGTAGATGAATGGGCGGAGAAAGAAAAGGAACTTTTCAGTATGAAGGCATTTGAGCATCTGGATAGTATAGCCGTACTTTCCAGCCGCAAGCAGTCCCTCCGGGAGCTGGCCGATTTTCTTTTGACGAGGCAACATTGA